A section of the Deltaproteobacteria bacterium GWA2_45_12 genome encodes:
- the thiG gene encoding thiazole synthase (functions in thiamine (vitamin B1) biosynthesis; in Bacillus subtilis this enzyme catalyzes the formation of thiazole from dehydroxyglycine and 1-deoxy-D-xylulose-5-phosphate and ThiS-thiocarboxylate) → MLTIAKKSFDSRLLLGSSGYPTLKHLEDALKISGSQIVTVAIRRISLESESAGDSLIKVLSENHYFLLPNTAGCYTAEEAILTAKLSREALKTNWIKLEVIGDSYSLFPDNEQLLKAARTLINDGFVVLPYCNDDPIVCKKLADLGCSAVMPLGAPIGSGQGIRNPHNLELIRKMVSVPMIVDAGVGTASHAAFAMELGADGVLMNTAVAKAKDPVKMALAMKNAVEAGRLAFEAGRIPEKKFATPSTPDRGKIVL, encoded by the coding sequence ATGCTCACCATCGCCAAAAAATCTTTTGATTCGCGGCTTCTGTTAGGAAGCTCGGGCTATCCCACGCTGAAACATTTGGAGGATGCCCTTAAAATTTCAGGAAGCCAAATTGTCACCGTGGCCATTCGTCGCATTTCCCTTGAATCAGAAAGTGCCGGGGACAGCCTGATCAAAGTTTTATCCGAGAATCATTATTTCCTTTTACCCAATACAGCCGGCTGTTACACGGCCGAGGAAGCCATTTTAACAGCCAAGCTTTCCCGCGAAGCCCTTAAGACAAACTGGATCAAACTGGAAGTAATTGGCGATTCTTATTCCCTTTTTCCTGACAACGAACAATTGCTCAAAGCAGCCCGTACTTTGATTAACGATGGGTTTGTCGTACTTCCTTATTGCAATGACGACCCCATTGTGTGTAAAAAACTGGCTGATCTTGGATGTAGTGCCGTCATGCCTTTGGGCGCTCCCATCGGTTCAGGCCAGGGAATACGTAACCCTCATAATCTGGAATTAATACGTAAAATGGTTTCTGTGCCCATGATTGTGGATGCCGGCGTGGGCACTGCTTCCCATGCGGCCTTTGCCATGGAGCTGGGAGCGGATGGGGTTTTAATGAACACCGCCGTTGCCAAGGCCAAGGATCCGGTAAAAATGGCCCTGGCCATGAAAAACGCGGTGGAAGCCGGCCGCCTTGCCTTTGAAGCGGGAAGAATTCCCGAGAAAAAATTTGCCACCCCCTCCACACCGGATCGGGGAAAAATTGTTTTGTGA
- a CDS encoding phosphomethylpyrimidine synthase, whose protein sequence is MRTPWIQKRKNEATPTQIFYARQGLITEEMIHVAKRETLDPEFVRQEIARGRMIIPANKNHTNLEPMAIGVGSLCKINANIGNSAVTSKIEEELAKLHRAVHLGADTVMDLSTGGNIPEIRQAIIKASPVPIGTVPIYEALSRVKRVEDLTIEIMLEVIEEQAEQGVDYMTIHAGVLGEFLQYIPKRITGIVSRGGSMMAQWIAHHHRENFLYVHFDRISKILAKHDVSYSLGDGLRPGCLADASDAAQFGELRVLGELTMKAWEKNVQVMVEGPGHVPVDQIEMNVKKQMEVCHEAPFYVLGPLVTDVAPGYDHITSSIGATIAGTAGTAMLCYVTPKEHLGLPNAEDVRQGVIAYKIAAHASDIARHRPFARDRDDALSKARYAFDWKKQFALSLDPETAEKMHDETLPQEGFKDAPFCSMCGPKFCSMNISQKIETFEIAV, encoded by the coding sequence ATGCGCACCCCCTGGATTCAAAAAAGAAAAAACGAGGCCACTCCCACACAAATTTTTTATGCCCGCCAAGGTCTTATTACGGAGGAAATGATTCATGTGGCCAAGCGCGAAACTCTTGACCCTGAATTTGTACGCCAGGAAATAGCCCGCGGTCGCATGATCATTCCTGCCAATAAAAATCATACCAATCTGGAACCCATGGCTATTGGCGTGGGGTCGCTTTGCAAAATCAATGCGAACATCGGTAACTCCGCCGTCACCTCGAAGATCGAAGAGGAATTGGCCAAACTCCACCGCGCCGTGCACTTGGGTGCGGACACCGTGATGGATCTTTCAACCGGTGGCAACATCCCTGAAATCCGCCAGGCCATTATTAAGGCAAGCCCCGTACCCATTGGCACCGTTCCCATTTATGAGGCCTTAAGCCGTGTCAAAAGAGTAGAAGACCTCACCATCGAAATCATGCTTGAAGTCATCGAAGAACAGGCCGAGCAGGGAGTCGATTACATGACTATCCACGCCGGCGTGTTGGGAGAGTTTTTGCAATACATTCCCAAACGCATCACGGGCATTGTCAGCCGCGGCGGCTCGATGATGGCCCAGTGGATTGCGCACCATCACCGAGAAAATTTCTTGTACGTTCACTTCGACCGCATCTCCAAAATTTTAGCCAAGCACGATGTGAGCTATAGCTTGGGCGATGGCCTCCGCCCCGGCTGTTTGGCGGATGCTTCAGACGCCGCGCAGTTTGGGGAGCTCCGAGTTTTAGGAGAATTAACGATGAAAGCCTGGGAAAAGAATGTGCAAGTGATGGTTGAAGGCCCGGGCCATGTTCCTGTCGATCAGATTGAAATGAACGTGAAAAAACAAATGGAAGTCTGCCATGAAGCGCCCTTTTATGTTCTTGGCCCCTTGGTGACCGATGTAGCGCCGGGTTATGATCACATCACTTCCTCCATCGGAGCGACAATCGCCGGAACAGCCGGTACCGCAATGCTCTGCTATGTTACTCCCAAGGAACACTTGGGGCTTCCCAACGCCGAAGATGTGCGTCAGGGCGTTATTGCCTACAAGATTGCAGCCCATGCCTCTGACATTGCACGCCACCGTCCCTTTGCCCGTGACCGTGACGATGCCCTTTCAAAAGCCCGTTATGCCTTCGACTGGAAAAAACAGTTTGCCCTTTCGCTCGACCCTGAAACCGCCGAAAAAATGCACGACGAAACCCTTCCCCAAGAAGGTTTTAAAGACGCCCCCTTCTGCTCGATGTGCGGCCCCAAGTTTTGCAGCATGAATATTTCACAAAAGATTGAGACGTTTGAGATTGCGGTATAG